The Abditibacteriaceae bacterium genome includes a region encoding these proteins:
- a CDS encoding glycoside hydrolase family 3 N-terminal domain-containing protein, giving the protein MTLSEISQLFIIGLPEDNDLSVVRELAPGGVVLMGRNAGTPNETRRLTRAIREACAESGAVAPFIATDHEGGRVQRLHDGFTVFPPAREIGAHGAQSASLAGMTAAAELRDAGVNFNFAPVCDVPTHEGDTVIGNRAWSDDFIKASLLVAEYVRGAGTTVLSCAKHFPGHGGVGVDSHQGLPVFEGTRAELSPHLGPFRAAIAAGVGAVMTGHIAVPALDESGAPASLSANITTKLLREELNFRCLVVTDDLEMGALKDLDAGEVAVRALQAGNDVLLWCHAPDKVRAAQKAIAAALESGELAEERVRDALARVAWAKKKYGIVVEKKAK; this is encoded by the coding sequence ATGACTCTTTCCGAAATCTCTCAACTTTTTATCATCGGTCTTCCCGAAGATAACGACCTGTCTGTTGTGCGCGAACTTGCGCCGGGCGGCGTTGTTTTGATGGGCCGCAATGCTGGAACACCCAACGAAACGCGCCGCCTCACGCGCGCGATTCGTGAAGCCTGTGCCGAAAGCGGTGCGGTCGCGCCGTTTATCGCCACCGACCACGAAGGCGGACGCGTGCAGCGCTTGCACGATGGCTTCACGGTTTTCCCGCCTGCGCGCGAAATCGGCGCACATGGTGCTCAGTCGGCGTCGCTCGCCGGAATGACGGCCGCTGCCGAACTGCGCGATGCCGGTGTGAACTTCAACTTTGCGCCGGTCTGCGATGTTCCGACGCACGAGGGCGATACGGTTATCGGTAATCGCGCGTGGAGCGACGATTTCATCAAGGCTTCCCTGCTCGTTGCCGAGTATGTGCGCGGCGCGGGAACGACAGTTCTTTCGTGCGCCAAACACTTTCCCGGTCACGGTGGAGTTGGCGTCGATTCGCACCAGGGTCTGCCCGTTTTTGAAGGCACCCGCGCCGAACTTTCGCCACACCTTGGCCCGTTTCGCGCGGCAATTGCGGCGGGCGTAGGCGCTGTGATGACGGGACATATCGCGGTTCCAGCACTCGATGAAAGCGGCGCTCCCGCAAGTTTGTCGGCAAACATCACAACGAAATTGTTGCGTGAAGAACTTAACTTTCGCTGCCTTGTTGTCACCGACGATTTGGAAATGGGTGCATTGAAAGACCTCGACGCTGGAGAAGTTGCAGTTCGCGCTTTACAGGCTGGAAACGACGTTTTGCTGTGGTGCCACGCGCCCGATAAGGTGCGTGCCGCGCAAAAAGCGATTGCCGCCGCGCTCGAAAGCGGCGAACTGGCAGAAGAGCGCGTCCGCGATGCCCTGGCACGCGTTGCGTGGGCGAAAAAGAAATACGGAATCGTCGTTGAAAAGAAAGCGAAGTAA
- a CDS encoding PAS domain S-box protein has protein sequence MSLAENVHDYAIFLMDINGVITYWGESARLIKWWTKEEAEDAHLRLLYPEGGSEDGTAEDHLQQAAASGEYVGEGQRIRAGGSTFWAHVTLTRLLDEEGKLVGFVKLTRDLTARRAIEVAVALANEAQTTREKAMAMAQEAQAAQERAAEAEAFATERLRSTQTYLRDAVELGLVAQPKTTPTHLSEEIEMSQRIRNRISKYHFKDTPNKDDA, from the coding sequence GTGTCGCTGGCAGAGAACGTACACGACTACGCGATTTTTCTGATGGATATCAATGGGGTCATCACTTACTGGGGCGAAAGCGCCCGCCTCATTAAATGGTGGACAAAAGAAGAAGCCGAAGACGCACATCTGCGTTTACTGTATCCCGAAGGCGGATCGGAAGATGGAACTGCTGAAGATCATCTGCAGCAGGCTGCCGCGTCGGGTGAGTATGTGGGCGAGGGCCAGCGTATTCGTGCTGGCGGCAGTACGTTCTGGGCGCACGTCACGCTGACGAGATTGCTCGATGAAGAAGGGAAACTTGTCGGCTTCGTAAAGCTGACGCGCGATTTAACCGCGCGTCGAGCTATCGAAGTTGCCGTGGCCTTGGCAAATGAGGCGCAAACGACACGCGAAAAGGCAATGGCGATGGCGCAGGAAGCACAGGCTGCACAAGAACGCGCCGCCGAAGCCGAAGCCTTTGCAACCGAACGACTCCGCAGCACGCAGACTTACCTTCGCGATGCGGTGGAATTGGGATTAGTCGCGCAGCCAAAGACGACTCCTACCCACCTCAGCGAAGAAATCGAAATGTCTCAACGCATCCGCAATAGAATCAGTAAATACCATTTCAAAGACACTCCTAATAAAGACGACGCATAA
- the grpE gene encoding nucleotide exchange factor GrpE — MALFRRTAEKSDDSDTSLPEVAAPVAMVSPAMPAPAAQAAKDAELEELRSTVLDMQRVLYDIADQGSAQNKVFDVLHAELQEYKNDFIYEHLKPVLWPLLFLFDSLEQYAREVVGRVSHSGEATVEAKEVLDHLKFFRGQLVEALRICEVTPMKQPSGVIDPKAHKGIGVEKVERREDDNTVRRVVRTGWYLNGKVLRHAEVIVGKFNEPGAPSVVAPIAPTAPANLSRAAEALRSSDAAGASGGGRGE, encoded by the coding sequence ATGGCTTTGTTTCGCCGTACCGCCGAAAAGTCTGACGATAGCGACACGTCGTTGCCCGAAGTCGCTGCTCCAGTAGCGATGGTCTCACCGGCAATGCCCGCGCCAGCGGCGCAGGCGGCGAAAGACGCCGAACTGGAAGAACTGCGCTCCACTGTACTTGATATGCAGCGCGTGCTTTACGACATTGCCGATCAGGGTTCGGCGCAAAACAAAGTCTTCGACGTTCTTCATGCGGAATTGCAAGAATACAAAAACGATTTCATCTACGAGCATCTCAAGCCGGTTTTGTGGCCTTTGCTCTTCTTGTTCGATTCGCTGGAGCAATATGCGCGGGAAGTTGTGGGGCGCGTTTCCCACAGCGGCGAAGCCACAGTCGAGGCCAAAGAAGTGCTCGACCACCTGAAATTCTTTCGTGGTCAGCTCGTCGAGGCGCTGCGCATTTGCGAAGTGACGCCGATGAAACAGCCTTCGGGCGTTATCGACCCGAAAGCGCATAAAGGCATCGGCGTCGAAAAAGTCGAACGGCGCGAAGACGACAACACCGTGCGCCGCGTTGTGCGCACCGGTTGGTATCTCAACGGCAAAGTTTTGCGCCACGCCGAAGTTATTGTCGGCAAATTCAACGAACCTGGCGCGCCGTCTGTTGTCGCGCCGATTGCGCCCACGGCGCCAGCCAATTTATCGCGGGCAGCCGAGGCGCTTCGCTCCAGCGATGCCGCCGGAGCCTCCGGTGGCGGACGCGGCGAGTAA